In Paroedura picta isolate Pp20150507F chromosome 1, Ppicta_v3.0, whole genome shotgun sequence, the following are encoded in one genomic region:
- the ZFP36L2 gene encoding mRNA decay activator protein ZFP36L2 — protein MSATLLSAFYDIDFLCKTEKSLSNLSSMLDKKAVGSPVGTSPNSNFGPGFLRRHSTSNLQALANGNAKFPGGSSPSPSSFGNLKEPGGTGGGGGGGGGGSSSPTALLNKENKFRDRSFSENGERSQHLMQQLQQQQVVVVAATTGKGGGGGGGGGGGNGGGAPINSTRYKTELCRPFEESGACKYGEKCQFAHGYHELRSLTRHPKYKTELCRTFHTIGFCPYGPRCHFIHNADERRPAPANGNANPPPQPPPPPPHQPNPQQHQPNPQPHNGHPHPHLHLPHAGSTGDLRAFAPAARDHPLGGSGGFGIPHGRGGGVGGDRPKLHHSLSFSGFSAHHQHHHHHHHHHGGAVAAVAAAQGGLEAAAAALLLESPGGSRTPPPPASAGSYCEELVASPSCANNAFAFSAGQELGSLIAPLALHAPPPPPQQSCFPNAAAFYRCHQQGGGGGGGNCCPPPGPPASPPFSFQPLRRLSESPVFDAPPSPPDSLSDRESYLSGSLSSGSLSGSESPSLDSGRRLPIFSRLSISDD, from the exons ATGTCTGCAACACTCTTATCTGCCTTCTACGACATCGACTTCTTGTGCAAG ACCGAGAAATCCCTGAGTAACCTGAGCAGCATGCTGGACAAGAAGGCAGTGGGGAGCCCAGTGGGCACCTCTCCCAACTCCAACTTCGGGCCGGGTTTTCTGCGGAGGCACTCGACCAGCAACCTGCAGGCTCTGGCTAACGGCAACGCCAAGTTCCCCGGTGGCTCGTCGCCCTCGCCCTCTTCGTTCGGCAACCTCAAGGAGCCCGGCGgcaccggaggaggaggaggcggcggcggcggggggagcAGCAGCCCCACCGCCTTGCTCAACAAGGAGAACAAGTTCCGAGACCGCTCCTTCAGCGAGAATGGCGAGCGAAGCCAGCACCTCATGCAGCAgctccagcagcagcaggtggtggtggtggcggccacCACGggcaagggcggcggcggcggaggaggaggaggcggcgggaaCGGCGGCGGCGCCCCCATCAACTCCACGCGCTACAAGACGGAGCTGTGCCGGCCCTTCGAGGAGAGCGGCGCCTGCAAGTACGGCGAGAAGTGCCAGTTCGCCCACGGCTACCACGAGCTGCGCAGCCTGACGCGCCACCCCAAGTACAAGACGGAGCTGTGCCGCACCTTCCACACCATCGGCTTCTGCCCTTACGGGCCGCGCTGCCACTTCATCCACAACGCCGACGAGCGCCGCCCAGCGCCCGCCAACGGCAACGCCAACCCGCCGCCtcagcccccgccgccgccgccgcaccagCCCAACCCACAGCAACACCAGCCTAACCCGCAGCCGCACAACGGCCACCCCCACCCGCACCTCCACCTCCCGCACGCCGGCAGCACCGGCGACCTCCGCGCCTTCGCGCCCGCCGCCCGggaccacccgctggggggcagcGGCGGCTTCGGCATTCCTCACGGGCGAGGAGGGGGCGTCGGAGGCGACAGGCCCAAGCTTCACCACAGCCTCAGCTTCTCCGGCTTCTCcgcccaccaccagcaccaccatcaccaccaccaccaccacggcgGGGCTGTGGCGGCGGTGGCCGCGGCCCAGGGCgggctggaggcggcggcggcggcgctgctcCTGGAGAGCCCCGGCGGGTCCCgcaccccgccgccgcccgcctcggCTGGCTCCTACTGCGAGGAGCTGGTGGCCTCGCCATCGTGCGCCAACAACGCGTTCGCCTTCTCGGCGGGGCAAGAGCTGGGCAGCCTCATCGCGCCCCTCGCCCTccacgccccgccgccgccgcctcagcaGAGCTGCTTCCCCAACGCGGCGGCCTTCTACCGCTGCCaccagcaaggaggaggaggaggaggagggaattgcTGCCCGCCGCCCGGCCCTCCCGCCTCGCCTCCCTTCAGCTTCCAGCCCCTGCGGCGACTCTCCGAGTCGCCCGTCTTCGACGCCCCGCCGAGCCCTCCGGATTCCCTTTCCGACCGCGAGAGTTACCTGAGCGGCTCCCTCAGCTCCGGCAGCCTCAGCGGGTCGGAGTCCCCCAGCCTGGACTCGGGCAGGCGCCTGCCCATTTTCAGCCGCCTTTCCATCTCCGACGACTGA